The window GCTGCGACCCCACGATCTCGCGGTCGACCAGTGACGCTGCAACGCGAATCGGCGGAGAGCTGCAGTGCAGCAAGCGACATGTAACCCGTGGAGCCGGAGCCGTCGGCGCTGCCTTGGACCAGGCCGGgctgcaatggagcttcgccgGAGCCGTCGGCGCTGCGGTGGAGCTCCGGCAGGGCTGCAATGGAGCTCGACCGGAGTTGCAATGGAGCTTCGCCGGAGCCGTCGGCGCTGCCTTGGACCATGCGGGGCTGCAATGGAGCTCCGTCGGAGTTGCAATGGAGCTTCGCCGGAGCCGTCGGCGCTGCCTTGGACCACGCGCGGGCTGCAGTGGAGCTCCGCCGGAGTTGCAATGGAGTTTTGCCGGAGCCGTCAGCGCTGCGGTGGAGCTCAGGCAGGGTTGCAATGCAGCTTCGCCGGAGCCGTCAGAGCTGCGTTGGAGCTTCGCTGGGGCTGCATTGGAGCTTGGCCGGAGTTGCAATGGAGCTTCGCCGGCGCGTCGGTGCTGCGTCGGAGCTCTGCTGGGGCCGCAATGGAGCTCGCAGGAATCAATCCGTGGTGCTGCGTTGGAGCTGCGCTGGGACTGCAAGTCTGCAATGGTGCTGCGTTGACTCGCTGCTACCGTGGCGTCGTTGTAATTCAATGGCCACCAGTGCACCGATCGAACGGCTAAATAGGCGGAAGAAATCATCCGGCTTATTTGTAGCAGCCCCCTATATTTTATGTTTGGACCAGATGTCCTTAAATTTTCAGGCCTTCATCGTGGCTGCCCATTTTGGGCCGGACTAGTGCAAAACGTCCACAATCTCCTAAGTTTGACCCCAACCATGTCGTCCTATGATGGTCCGGACCCACCCAAAACCCTGACGCCGGTGTATTTTCACAATCTGCCGCATCAATCCCCCTGGATGTTGCCCAGGCCTTTGCCGGACATTCGTCGCTCCACCTAGCCTCCTCTTCGTCAAGGCTGCCGCCGCGGTAACCGCCACGAATGATGCTTCTTGACGAAATAGAGCATGTGAAGGAGCATCTTCTCAAATTCAAGGGTTCAACGTATGGAGATAGAGTGTTGAATCGGCGTCGGCACCAAAACATGTTGATCTCTACGAGGACTACTTTGTTCCCGATGCGCTATTCGACTACTATTTTCAACATTGATATCGGATGCATCGACCATTGTTCTTGCGCGCATCATGGAAGATGTCAGAGCTTATGATGATTACTTTGAGCCCAAGAAGGATTCCGTTGGCTGCAGTGGGTTTTCTGATCTCCAGAAGTGCACGACTGCTACGAGAATGCTTGGTATGGAACAATCGCAGACCACCTGGATGAGTACCTTCAGATTTCTGAGAGCACTTCCTCGAAGCCATGGTCAGATTTGCTATTGTAGTGGTCAAGGTGTTTGGATGAGAGTACTTGAGAGAACTAAATAACGAAGACACAACAAAGCTCATGGTAGTGGAAGAAGCGAGAAAGTTTCAGGTATGCTCAAATCCATGGATTGCATAAACATGTAAGAACTGCCCATATGCTCAACAGAGGTAATACTAGGGTCATCATAAAAAGCGCATTATCATTCTTGAAACAGTTTCATCACATGATCATTGGATTTGACACCCTTTCTTTAGCATGCTagggtctcacaatgacatcaacttgCTGCAGTGGTCTCTATTGTTTGCAATGTTGTGTGTGGACGAAGCTCTTGCATGCAACAATGAACATAGGTACAACACGGGTACTATCTTTGCAATTGTATTACCTTTGTCAAGATCATCTCCAGAGGTAACAAAAAATTCCACGTTGCTGCAAGACATGGAGGTGCTAGAAAGATGTGGAGGAGGCATTTGGAGTGCCTCAAGCCCGATTTTGCAGTTGTTTGCAGACTTGCTAAACAATGAGATACGACAACATTGTAGGAGATGATGACTACTTGCATAATCATGCAAAACATGATTGTGAAGAATGAGGAATGGGTGATCGTATCCAGCTTCCAGAGCAGCATGCGGGGACGTTTGATCAATTTGTCGCTGGAGATGGGTGAGACCACACACTGCACCGCGACAACTTGGCGGACACATCATCCTGTCCCCCGATCAGATCAGATCAGATCTGCTGAACAAAAAGACAGATCCGTGCTGTTTTCTTATTgtgttccttcaatcaatcaaggaTTCAAAAAGAAGACAATTCCAGTAAGCACGCACGTTGGGTCTGGATTGGCAGCGCGTACATGGAGCCTAAGAAAAATTGACTACTTGCACTTTGGCATACGTTTCTTTCCTGCCTACCATTACCATGTGGCATGTGCCGCATGCAGTCGTGCCGTTGTTTGCTTGTTGTTTGGCCTGCCGCGCGCGCCGCCAGAAAAACCTCACACTTGTTGGTCTCTGTAAATAAATTGTCAGAGAGCAACAACGTGAACGTATCAAACTATCGAAGTACCCCGAATGTCCATGAAATGTCTCTGTAACTGTAACGTCGATGCGACTGCCAGGTTGTCATGCATGAAAACGATCTATGTGGCAAATGGTAGGTGTCAATCAGGACCAACAGTAGCTACTTTGCGTGCCCAAATTTGAACTTGCTAATGAAAACGGTCTGTTTGGCAAATACGCAAGTGTCAAGCAGGATCAACATTAGCTTCTTTCTTTCTGTGCCCAAATTTGAACTTGCTAATGAAAACGGTCTGTTTGGCAAAAACGCAAGTGTCAAGCAGGATCAACATTAGCTTTTCTCTTTCTGTGTCCAAATTTGAACTTGATACGTATTCCCttcattccgaattacttgtcgtaggtatgtatgtatctagatgtattttagttctagatacatccatttctacgacgagtaatttgaaacgaagggagtatcTTCTAACACGAGATATCATCatcattttttttgaaacaaggcaaaaggctTACCATTTTCGTTGAATAAGAAGAATCTTTTTAGGGTCTAGGCCAGGGGCCGAATTACAAGCCTCACTCTCAGCATAATATTACACAAAAATGTCACCCCACAGAGAAGCTTCCTTTTTAGTTCGAGCAACAAGAACACCCACGGGAACTGCGTTGTTACGGAACACACGTGCATTTCTCTCTTTCCATATTTCCCAAAAAATCAGTAGCATCAGAGAAACCATCACCCTTCGGGCCGAGACATCCCCGAGATATCATCACCATCACTATTATTATTCACATAGGCAAGACATGATAAGAAATGCTGATGAATGCTTCCGGCGCCGCATGCGCCCACGCTGTTATCCTACTCAATCAACCGCGACCGTCCATCCCTTCTTGTCCTCCGCCAGGCCCATCTGGATCGACGTCAGAGCCGTGTAAAGCTTCTTCGACAACGTGTCCTCCCCGGTCCTGAACTCGTACCTGCACGCACGCCCAAAAATCAGTACACATCTCAGCACTGAATCGAACAGACATCTTGGATCTTTTTGCCCCGGCTCGACGGACGAATTGCATGAGATGGACTTACCTTGTCCCTTGGTAGGTGATGGTGGACACCGGGGTGACGCCGACGGCCGTTCCCGTGCAGAACACTTCGTCGGCACTGACGAGATCGTCGATGGAGACGAGGCGCTCTTCGACCTGAAGAAGACAACACACAACACAAGCTTCAGTCCGTTGTTATCGGCGCAGTTGGGTGGTGGACAGTCGTGGTGGACGTGGAGTGCATTGATCGATCGACCTGGTAGCCGCTGTCTCTGGCGAGCTCGATGATGCTCCGACGCGTGACCCCCGGCAGGATGGTCCCCTCCGTCGCCGGCGTCGCGACGGCGCCGCCCTTCACGACGAAGAGGTTGCAGGAGGAGGCCTCCTCCACGTACCTCTTGTGGACCGAGTCCAGGTACAGCACGTCCGCGAACCCCTTGCTCCTCGCGTCCATCTGCGCCTTGAGCACCTGACGATGGGATAAAAACACTGGCCGGTCAGTCACATTTTCTGGAAATTCACCCGAAGATGATATTTACCGGCTGAAAGATGTTTACCGGCGCGTAGTTGGAGATGGTCTTGACCCCGCCGGTGCCGCCCGGCATGGCGCGGTGGATCTCCTCCTCGACCAGCAGGTTTATCGCCGCCATGCCTTCCTTGAAATATGTGCCCACGGGCGCCGCGTAGATCATGAAGGTATACTCGGGCGCCGGCGCCAGCCCGAGGATCGCCCCGCTCCCGATGAGCAGCGGCCTGAGGTACAGCGCCCCCTTTCCCTGCGGCGGCACCTGAAACCAACGTAGGACAGCGGTGGTTGCGGTGCGGAGATCAGCCATGGAGGGCTCATGAGCATGGCGTGCACTCACGTGAATAAAAGGACACACCGATGGTCACCACGTTGTACGTACCCAGCGCCTGTTGGCGAGGACGGTCTGCTTGACGGCGTGCACGAACTGCTCGACGGACGGGGCCGGCATGCACATGCGCCCGGCGCCGTGCTGCATCCGCCGCGCGTTCTCCTCCGGCCGGAACAGCATGTACCCGGGCCCGTCCGCCCTCCGGTACGCCTTGAGCCCCTCGAACAGCCCCTGCCCGTAGTTGAGCACGCCGGAGGAGGGGCTGAGCTCGATGTTGCCGTAGCGGGCGAGCTCGCCGCGGGAGAAGCCGCCCTCCTCCTGCGAGCACCGCATGACGTACATGTAGTCGGTCGGGGTGAGCCCGAAGCCGAGGTTGTCCCAGTCGAtgtcgccgccgccctcctcgtCGGACCTGCAGCCAAGCCAAACCGCACACGGATGCCCCGGTGGCGACAGCTCAAGCGTTAAGTTTGAGTGTGACGAACGGCGCAAAATGTTAAAAGCCATTGGCGATCGATCAAACTGCAAACGAATCGAAACCAATCACGGAAAGGAACGATGAGCCTGCATGCCACTCACGCACCTGTCGACGGGGTCCAGCTGCGGCTGCGACGACTTCCACCGGGACGGGAGAAGAGAGCGGCCGCCGCCTCCGTCCTGCACACCGAGAAGGCGCCTACTGTGAGTTCCGATCGACCTCATCATCGTCCTCATGGAGGCAGGATGTGAGAGCATCGTGGACATGGATAAATCTTAGTAGACGGGAAAATGCTCTTCTTCTCTCGCAACGGAAACAAGAAGAGTAGAAGCGCCAGGCCCGGCGGCCATGCTTTGTAGACGGGGATCTCAACTGTAAAAGCACGAGAAGCGCGCGGGTACGCACCGTCCCGAGTAGAGCTCGGAGGCCGCCGCTGACCCCGCCGGCCGGGGCGCGGCCCCACGGGAGGAGGCGCCTCGCAGACGACAGCACAGCCATGCACGCACGTACGCCCGCGATCGCCAAAGCTGTTCAAGAACTCGACCCTTCACGGCGAGCAATGGTTCGCAAAGCTATACACAGCCCGCTACGAGAGCGCAGCGCCTATACCAGTGAGTTAAAATGGCAAAGTGTTCGTGAAGAGGTTTCTATATAGGTCGTGGAGAATTTGGCAAAGCGTTGGATCTGCCGTGCTGTATCCGACCCTTATAGAAGGCCACATGCATTGGTTTAGGAAACACATGCATTGGTTTTTTATGGCGAGCTAACACATGCATTAGCAGGATACGGTAATGTTTGGCAAAGATATTTGGCGGATGTTTGACAAAGACTGTGCCCTGTTTCGGGACTCCTGTTACGGGGGATCCAGCGTGCGCCGAAGCTCTAGGAGCAGCAAACTTGCTTCTCCTGGATGGAGACAAAAACCATCGACGGAGATGGCAATTGACCCGTGGGCCCAGGCACTGAGTGGACCCCGCGAGGCAGTGACGGAGTACAGCCGCGCCTGGCACGGCACCTCCTGGGAACGAGGAAGTCGTAGTCGCGCTGCTCTGCCGCGTGTAAGGCGTGATGGCGTCTGCCGAGCTAATTTTTTCCCGAAAATACTTCCATTCTGTATTCATCTTTAATTATAGCATTAGAATgaacatcagaaataataaaagATACAGTCAAATCCACAGACCACCTAGCGGTAAATACAAGAATTGAAGTGAGCCGAAGGCGCGCTACTGTCACCGTCCCTCCCTTGTCGGTGCCGGACataacttgttgtagtagatagtcgaGAAGTCATCATGTCAAGGTcctataggaccagcgcaccagaacagcaaacaCCGCTGATGAAGAGAGatatagatcggaaggatccaacctgaagccgCATGAACGTAGATGGCCGAAGACCGGATCTGAGCAGATCCACCGAAGACAATCCCCGACCGAATCCTGCGAGATCCGCCAGAGACAGACATCCACACGCCATCCGACCATGCTAGACGCACCACCGAGACgagcggggagaaccttattccatcttcaggaagcCGCCGTCGTCtcaccttcctgagcaggacacacaaaaccaaacaaaattcaAAGAAACATATACaaacggagccctcccaccggcaagtgCCGGGATTCACCATGCCCCATGGCCCTAGCAATTCTAGCATTGTTGTTATATCAGCCTGATTTTTCTAGTGGTATATCGGTGTGATTGATATCTTAACTTGTCAATATGGTAATTTTGGTAGGAACTGTTTTTAAGACTCTGACAAAGTCGTCACCCACGCAGCCCCGTTAATGGCGTAGGGAAGTTTTAGCACAACCTCTTAGTCCCCCGCGCAACCCCGTCAATGGCGTCGCCGTACGTACAACTGCCGCTTTCACCCCTGCGGATGCCGCACCCATTTGTCCACTGGGAAGAGCATCAATTAATGACCGTCGCCGCATTTCACACTTGTTTCCCACCCGCACGTGGCAAATCCCCATCCCTCGTTTCCCATCGAAGCGCGCCCATTTGTGGGTATAAACACCCATCAGAGCCCTTTGTCGATGCCACCATATTCACTCTCTTCCCCGATCCCTGGCGTCGGCACACTCATCCCATCGTCTCCCTTCGTCGGCCACTACCCCTCTTCTCTCTTCCACCATTCGGGTGTGGCCACGCCCTCCCCGTGGACCTTTCCCGGTGAGACCGAAGAGGACTGCGCCAAGANNNNNNNNNNNNNNNNNNNNNNNNNNNNNNNNNNNNNNNNNNNNNNNNNNNNNNNNNNNNNNNNNNNNNNNNNNNNNNNNNNNNNNNNNNNNNNNNNNNNNNNNNNNNNNNNNNNNNNNNNNNNNNNNNNNNNNNNNNNNNNNNNNNNNNNNNNNNNNNNNNNNNNNNNNNNNNNNNNNNNNNNNNNNNNNNNNNNNNNNNNNNNNNNNNNNNNNNNNNNNNNNNNNNNNNNNNNNNNNNNNNNNNNNNNNNNNNNNNgagagagagagagagagagagagagatcttggAGAGGGCGTGAGACTTCTCTGAGTGGGTCGAGGACGAAGTGCGCCATAAGGCAGAATCAGTCGACGGCGGTGCTCGCCTACCCGCCGCCCTTGAGTACTTTTACCACATGTCGATGCCATTTGGCAGAAATGAACACCACTATTCAAGACTTTGGCCTCATCCTGTATCCAGGACACACATGCGTTCGTCGACCGCGTGGCCACGGAAGTCACGGTAGCTGAAGCCACCTCTGCCTGTGAAGTCACTTCAATGAGGAGGAAGAGCTCATAGTTTAGTAGAGAATCCTTGTAAATCCTTCTTGAAATCCATTTTGTAAATCCTAGTTGAAAACCTAGTTGAAATCGATATTGAAATCTAATACTAAAATACTTCCATCGTTGAGGTGGGGAATAAAATTGAACTGAGGTCTGAAACAAATGTGTTCTGAATATTGGATTTTTGGGAAGAACCATTGTAGTCAATGACATGTGAAACACACATGTAAGAAAAATATGCAGGCTGcctttttgatgaatctatgtttgCATGTAGTCACCGCAGCATCCATATCCATATGGAGCACGATGGCCAATGGCGATCACAAATATAACAACTATGCTAGAATGGCTTAACCATCTCCAAGAATGTCGGAAATGACTTTTGTACCATGTCATCTAAGGATCAAAACCAAGCTGATAActtgctcgactcgactcgttagagATCGTTAAGATAACGAGTTAACTTGGATGGACTCACTAACATAATGTCTTATATTTAAAACGGCTCGACTAATGTAACTCGTAGTTAGCTTGTTTAACAATGTATGTGTATTGCGATACAATTAATATTTTTTTAAG is drawn from Triticum dicoccoides isolate Atlit2015 ecotype Zavitan chromosome 4A, WEW_v2.0, whole genome shotgun sequence and contains these coding sequences:
- the LOC119285012 gene encoding branched-chain-amino-acid aminotransferase 2, chloroplastic-like; translated protein: MAVLSSARRLLPWGRAPAGGVSGGLRALLGTDGGGGRSLLPSRWKSSQPQLDPVDRSDEEGGGDIDWDNLGFGLTPTDYMYVMRCSQEEGGFSRGELARYGNIELSPSSGVLNYGQGLFEGLKAYRRADGPGYMLFRPEENARRMQHGAGRMCMPAPSVEQFVHAVKQTVLANRRWVPPQGKGALYLRPLLIGSGAILGLAPAPEYTFMIYAAPVGTYFKEGMAAINLLVEEEIHRAMPGGTGGVKTISNYAPVLKAQMDARSKGFADVLYLDSVHKRYVEEASSCNLFVVKGGAVATPATEGTILPGVTRRSIIELARDSGYQVEERLVSIDDLVSADEVFCTGTAVGVTPVSTITYQGTRYEFRTGEDTLSKKLYTALTSIQMGLAEDKKGWTVAVD